One part of the Sphingopyxis sp. PAMC25046 genome encodes these proteins:
- the pgsA gene encoding CDP-diacylglycerol--glycerol-3-phosphate 3-phosphatidyltransferase, producing MLSLPNILTLSRILAVPILLFLLWPGVVEGSHQPKPIDYALAFGLYCLMGITDYFDGYVARSRGIVSRLGAFLDPIADKIMIAAVILLLVFTRDIAGWHVIAALMILLREIIVSGLREFLATLQVSMPVTQLAKWKTTFQLVSFGALILAGALPAMAWIKMVGLVSLWGAAVLTLITGWDYLRVGLKHMD from the coding sequence ATGCTTAGTCTTCCCAACATCCTGACCCTTTCGCGAATCCTCGCGGTTCCCATCCTGCTTTTCCTCTTGTGGCCCGGGGTGGTGGAGGGGTCGCATCAGCCGAAGCCGATCGACTATGCGCTCGCCTTTGGCCTTTACTGCCTGATGGGCATTACCGACTATTTTGACGGCTATGTTGCACGCTCGCGCGGAATCGTGTCGCGGCTGGGCGCATTCCTCGACCCGATCGCCGACAAGATCATGATCGCGGCGGTAATATTGCTGCTCGTCTTCACGCGCGATATCGCGGGCTGGCATGTCATCGCCGCTCTGATGATCCTGCTGCGCGAGATCATTGTGTCGGGGCTGCGCGAATTTCTGGCGACGTTGCAGGTGTCGATGCCGGTGACGCAGCTTGCGAAGTGGAAGACAACCTTCCAGCTCGTCTCGTTCGGCGCGCTGATCCTTGCGGGCGCCTTGCCCGCAATGGCGTGGATCAAGATGGTCGGGCTCGTCTCGCTGTGGGGCGCCGCGGTGCTGACGCTGATCACCGGCTGGGATTATCTGCGCGTCGGCTTGAAGCATATGGATTGA
- a CDS encoding MFS transporter, which yields MTGSFALLKQRRFLPLFVTQLLGAFNDNLFKNAMVLFVVYGVFNDEASETLFSAVATGLFILPFFLLSALAGQLADTRDKARIIRIVKFCEIIIMLVGGTGLVLAWMGFAVHLLAIPLMMLALFAMGIHSTFFGPIKYAILPQHLKSDEVLAGTGLVEAGTYIAILAGTILAGVIDVEWAALGVVLVAGLGYWTGRKVPPAPPEHEETGIDWHIIRSSIALVRGTMHIPRLYLAILSISFFWTIGAVLFIQFPPLVKNILHADKSVASLFLAIFSIGIAIGSVAVNRLLKGQVSARYSPASVIVMGVFVVAFYWVCRNWEHDPSGVMYGIDGFLGHADVIPLLAALLGIAISGGMFVVPLYAFLTTTVPKDQTARTVAANNIVNSGAMVAGSLLAMGLGFAGIGVVDQLLMSAAMCLISAWLAVKLHRACD from the coding sequence ATGACCGGCTCCTTTGCGCTATTGAAGCAACGCCGGTTCCTGCCCCTTTTCGTCACCCAGCTCCTCGGCGCGTTCAACGACAATCTGTTCAAGAACGCGATGGTGCTCTTCGTCGTTTACGGCGTGTTCAACGACGAAGCCTCGGAAACCCTGTTCAGCGCGGTCGCGACGGGGCTCTTCATCCTGCCCTTCTTCCTGCTGTCCGCGCTCGCCGGCCAGCTCGCCGATACGCGCGACAAGGCGCGGATCATCCGCATCGTCAAATTCTGCGAAATCATCATCATGCTGGTCGGCGGCACCGGACTCGTCCTCGCGTGGATGGGCTTTGCCGTGCATCTGCTCGCGATCCCGCTGATGATGCTCGCGCTTTTCGCGATGGGCATCCACTCGACCTTCTTTGGCCCGATCAAATATGCGATCCTGCCCCAGCACCTGAAAAGTGACGAGGTGCTCGCCGGCACCGGGCTCGTCGAGGCGGGCACCTATATCGCGATCCTCGCGGGCACGATTCTCGCTGGTGTGATCGACGTCGAATGGGCGGCGCTCGGCGTCGTCCTTGTCGCCGGCCTCGGTTATTGGACCGGACGCAAGGTGCCCCCCGCCCCGCCCGAGCACGAGGAAACGGGAATCGACTGGCACATCATCCGCTCGTCGATCGCGCTCGTTCGCGGCACGATGCACATCCCGCGCCTCTATCTCGCGATCCTCTCGATCAGCTTTTTCTGGACCATCGGCGCGGTGCTCTTCATCCAGTTTCCGCCGCTCGTGAAGAATATTCTCCACGCCGACAAGAGCGTCGCCAGCCTCTTCCTAGCGATCTTCTCGATCGGCATCGCGATCGGCTCGGTCGCGGTCAACCGCCTGCTCAAGGGGCAGGTTTCGGCGCGCTACAGCCCCGCCAGCGTGATCGTGATGGGCGTATTCGTGGTCGCCTTCTATTGGGTATGCCGCAATTGGGAGCATGACCCTTCGGGCGTCATGTACGGCATCGACGGCTTCCTCGGCCATGCCGACGTCATCCCGCTCCTCGCCGCACTGCTCGGCATCGCGATCAGCGGCGGCATGTTCGTCGTGCCGCTCTACGCCTTCCTGACCACCACGGTCCCCAAGGACCAGACCGCGCGAACCGTCGCCGCGAACAACATCGTCAATTCGGGTGCGATGGTCGCGGGTTCGCTCCTCGCGATGGGCCTCGGCTTCGCCGGGATCGGCGTCGTTGACCAACTGCTGATGAGCGCGGCCATGTGTCTGATCTCCGCGTGGCTCGCGGTCAAGCTGCACCGGGCTTGCGACTGA
- a CDS encoding ribonuclease T(2) translates to MALVVLAATLAPATAQAQALSCSVPDRIPVPRLEQPKRGEPVRKPPITGYLLAMSWSPQHCADVRNPEAARDAFQCAGKNGRFGWVLHGLWPETDGPGYPQWCRPAKIVPQPVLRKHLCMTPSAQLLQHEWAKHGSCMSPHPAAYFRSADILFRAVRFPDMKVLAAKPQTAGSIRRAFAAANRGITTPMIAVSVGREGWLDEVRLCLGPRMKPAQCKPFQWGANEGRRVRVRPMTGG, encoded by the coding sequence ATGGCGCTGGTCGTGCTGGCGGCCACGCTCGCGCCGGCCACAGCGCAGGCGCAGGCGCTATCCTGTTCGGTGCCCGACCGTATCCCCGTCCCGCGCCTCGAACAGCCGAAGCGCGGTGAGCCCGTGCGCAAGCCGCCGATCACCGGCTATCTGCTCGCCATGAGCTGGTCGCCGCAGCATTGCGCCGATGTGCGCAATCCCGAGGCCGCGCGCGATGCTTTCCAATGTGCGGGCAAGAATGGGCGTTTCGGCTGGGTGCTGCACGGCCTGTGGCCCGAGACCGACGGCCCCGGCTATCCGCAATGGTGCCGCCCGGCGAAGATCGTGCCGCAGCCGGTGCTGAGAAAGCATCTGTGCATGACGCCGTCAGCGCAGCTGCTCCAGCATGAATGGGCGAAGCATGGGAGCTGCATGAGCCCGCATCCCGCGGCCTATTTCCGTTCGGCCGACATATTGTTCCGGGCCGTCCGCTTTCCCGATATGAAGGTGCTCGCCGCAAAGCCGCAGACCGCGGGGAGCATCCGCCGCGCTTTCGCCGCCGCCAACCGCGGGATCACGACGCCAATGATCGCAGTGTCGGTCGGCCGCGAGGGCTGGCTCGACGAAGTGCGGCTTTGCCTGGGACCGCGCATGAAGCCCGCGCAGTGCAAGCCGTTCCAGTGGGGGGCGAACGAGGGGCGCCGCGTTCGCGTGCGGCCGATGACCGGAGGTTAA
- the nadC gene encoding carboxylating nicotinate-nucleotide diphosphorylase, producing MTQFTLPDFDFDAFVRATLAEDLGAGGDITSMATIPADARFGGVMDSRDAIIVAGLPIAERFFRALEPGMEIEILVDEGAEVAAGSDLMRLSGNARALLTAERSALNTVQHLSGIATMTRQYVDALAGTGATLLDTRKTIPGLRVLEKYATRMGGAKNHRMGLWDAAMIKDNHVAVAGSVEEAVRRAVDAGIADIIVEVDRVAQVEPALNAGATHLLLDNMSLDELRQCVTLVGGKVPTEASGGVRLDTIHDIGATGVTYVSVGRLTQSAPAADIGLDFALA from the coding sequence ATGACCCAATTCACGCTCCCCGATTTCGACTTCGATGCTTTTGTTCGCGCCACTTTGGCCGAGGATCTCGGCGCGGGGGGCGACATCACCTCGATGGCGACGATCCCCGCCGATGCGCGCTTCGGCGGGGTGATGGACAGCCGCGATGCCATCATCGTGGCGGGACTGCCGATCGCCGAGCGATTCTTTCGCGCGCTCGAACCCGGCATGGAGATCGAGATACTGGTCGACGAGGGTGCCGAAGTTGCCGCGGGCAGCGACCTGATGCGCCTGTCGGGCAATGCGCGCGCGCTGCTGACTGCCGAGCGGTCGGCGCTCAACACGGTGCAGCACCTGTCGGGCATCGCGACGATGACGCGCCAATATGTCGATGCGCTCGCGGGAACCGGCGCAACCCTGCTCGACACGCGCAAGACGATCCCCGGCCTGCGCGTGCTCGAGAAATATGCGACGCGGATGGGCGGCGCGAAGAACCACCGCATGGGCCTGTGGGACGCGGCGATGATCAAGGACAATCATGTCGCGGTCGCCGGATCGGTCGAGGAGGCCGTGCGGCGCGCCGTCGACGCGGGAATCGCCGACATCATCGTCGAGGTCGATCGCGTCGCGCAGGTCGAACCCGCGCTGAACGCCGGCGCGACGCATCTGTTGCTCGACAATATGAGCCTCGACGAACTGCGCCAATGCGTCACGCTGGTGGGAGGGAAGGTGCCGACCGAGGCCTCCGGGGGCGTGCGGCTCGACACGATCCACGATATCGGCGCGACGGGGGTGACCTATGTCTCGGTCGGACGGCTAACCCAGTCGGCGCCGGCGGCGGACATCGGGCTCGACTTTGCTTTGGCTTGA
- a CDS encoding nitronate monooxygenase, giving the protein MQSPICAMLDIEFPLLAFSHCRDVVVAVSKAGGMGVFGAAALPPERLEEELAWIDEHIGGRPYGVDLIVPNSFAGKGDAPASGSAKVPETHLRFAADLLGKFDVDAAGLEAAMEMRQSFGDNMHEDGAAKLLEVAFRHPIKLIANALGVPPPLMLELGKRHNVPVAALVGTRDHALAQVRAGVDILVVAGGEAGGHCGEVATMVLVPEVAAAVEAIGATTPILAAGGIVTGRQMAAAMAMGAHGAWCGSVWLTTAEAETNPVVKEKMLAASARDTVRSKSRTGKPSRQLRSPWTDAWEAEGAPKPLPMPLQSLVSEPALRKVDKLSEGGHEGAKALATYWVGQGVGLMNEAMGAGQVVQAFKEDWVAACERLNGFIGE; this is encoded by the coding sequence ATGCAATCCCCCATCTGCGCGATGCTCGACATCGAGTTCCCCCTCCTCGCCTTCTCGCACTGCCGCGACGTCGTCGTCGCCGTGTCGAAGGCGGGCGGCATGGGCGTCTTCGGCGCCGCAGCGCTTCCGCCCGAACGGCTCGAGGAGGAACTCGCCTGGATCGACGAGCATATCGGCGGGCGCCCCTATGGCGTCGACCTGATCGTCCCGAACAGCTTCGCGGGCAAGGGCGACGCGCCCGCGTCGGGCTCCGCGAAAGTGCCCGAAACGCACCTGCGATTCGCCGCCGACCTGCTCGGTAAATTCGACGTCGATGCCGCGGGTCTCGAAGCCGCGATGGAAATGCGCCAAAGCTTCGGCGACAATATGCACGAGGACGGCGCGGCGAAGCTGCTCGAAGTCGCCTTCCGCCATCCGATCAAGCTGATCGCCAACGCGCTCGGCGTTCCGCCGCCGCTGATGCTCGAACTCGGCAAGCGCCACAATGTCCCCGTCGCCGCGCTCGTCGGCACGCGCGATCATGCGCTGGCGCAGGTCCGCGCGGGCGTCGACATCCTCGTCGTTGCGGGCGGCGAAGCGGGCGGCCATTGCGGCGAGGTCGCGACGATGGTGCTCGTGCCCGAGGTCGCCGCCGCGGTCGAGGCGATCGGCGCGACTACGCCGATCCTCGCGGCGGGCGGTATCGTCACCGGGCGGCAGATGGCAGCGGCGATGGCAATGGGCGCGCATGGCGCCTGGTGCGGATCGGTGTGGCTGACGACCGCCGAGGCCGAAACCAACCCGGTCGTAAAAGAAAAGATGCTTGCCGCTTCCGCCCGCGATACCGTGCGCTCGAAAAGCCGCACCGGCAAACCGTCGCGCCAGCTCCGCTCGCCGTGGACCGACGCATGGGAGGCCGAGGGTGCGCCCAAACCCTTGCCGATGCCGCTCCAGTCGCTGGTCAGCGAACCCGCGCTCCGCAAGGTCGATAAATTGTCCGAAGGCGGCCACGAGGGGGCGAAGGCGCTCGCGACCTATTGGGTCGGTCAAGGCGTCGGCCTGATGAACGAGGCGATGGGTGCCGGACAGGTCGTGCAGGCGTTCAAGGAAGACTGGGTCGCGGCCTGCGAGCGACTCAACGGGTTTATCGGCGAGTAA
- a CDS encoding peptidylprolyl isomerase, producing the protein MSETLTLSLSTGDVVIRLRPDLAPQHVERISTLAKEGFYDGVVFHRVIPGFMAQGGDPTGTGMGGSKLPDLPQEFSSEPHVRGVCSMARAQNPNSANSQFFICFDDARFLDNQYTVWGEVTEGMENVDALPKGEPPREPGKIVKATIS; encoded by the coding sequence ATGTCCGAAACCCTCACGCTTTCGCTGTCGACCGGCGACGTCGTCATCCGCCTGCGTCCCGATCTCGCCCCGCAGCATGTCGAGCGTATCTCGACTCTCGCGAAGGAAGGTTTTTACGACGGCGTCGTGTTCCACCGCGTGATCCCCGGCTTCATGGCCCAGGGCGGCGACCCGACCGGAACCGGCATGGGCGGCAGCAAGCTGCCCGACCTGCCGCAGGAATTTAGCAGCGAGCCGCATGTCCGTGGTGTTTGCTCGATGGCGCGCGCGCAGAACCCGAACAGCGCGAACAGCCAGTTCTTCATCTGCTTCGACGATGCGCGCTTCCTCGACAACCAATACACCGTCTGGGGCGAAGTCACAGAAGGCATGGAAAATGTCGACGCGCTGCCCAAGGGCGAGCCTCCGCGCGAGCCCGGCAAGATCGTCAAGGCGACCATCAGCTGA
- the mgtE gene encoding magnesium transporter, with product MDKREDSLPPDDMAIVDDAVSREPETELDEDDRLKPEFVRDVIELAEAGEGEAARERVGRLHPADIADLFELARTDERPMLAAVLGDMLSADVLAEMNDYVREELIDLLAPEQVAELASELDTDDAVAIIEDMEADEQQAVLQAMEPEDRAAIEDALSFPEESAGRLMQRDLVAVPEHVTVGDVIDRLREDTELASDFWEIFVVDPMHRPVGTCQLSWILRTPRDIAIGDVMKREQTLIPVDMDQEEVALRFQKYALISAAVVDKAGRLVGMITVDDIVHIIQEEAGEDILRLSGAGDGDINEPIRETYSARVRWLVANLGTALVASTIVGIFGGAIEHMVALAALMPIVAGVGGNAGTQTLAVTVRALAMNQLTDSNSWRAIWREMKIALLNGGTIAFIAGTATALWFGNPMLGGVIAAAMIVNIFVAGVAGVAIPLLLDRLDQDPAVASSIFVTMTTDSMGFLAFLGLAVLSGLTIL from the coding sequence ATGGACAAACGCGAAGATTCCCTGCCGCCTGATGATATGGCGATCGTCGACGATGCCGTCAGCCGCGAACCCGAAACCGAACTCGACGAGGATGATCGGCTGAAACCCGAATTCGTCCGCGACGTGATCGAACTTGCCGAAGCCGGTGAGGGAGAGGCCGCGCGGGAACGCGTCGGCCGCCTCCATCCCGCCGACATCGCCGACCTGTTCGAACTCGCGCGCACCGACGAGCGTCCGATGCTCGCCGCGGTGCTGGGCGACATGCTTTCCGCCGACGTGCTCGCGGAAATGAACGATTATGTTCGCGAAGAGCTGATCGACCTGCTCGCGCCCGAACAGGTCGCCGAGCTCGCCTCCGAACTCGATACCGACGACGCCGTCGCGATCATCGAGGATATGGAGGCGGACGAGCAGCAGGCCGTTCTTCAGGCGATGGAGCCCGAGGATCGCGCCGCGATCGAGGACGCCCTGTCCTTCCCCGAAGAATCCGCCGGGCGCCTGATGCAGCGCGACCTGGTCGCGGTGCCCGAGCATGTCACCGTCGGCGACGTCATTGACCGCCTTCGCGAAGATACCGAGCTTGCCAGCGACTTCTGGGAAATCTTCGTCGTCGATCCGATGCACCGCCCGGTTGGAACCTGCCAGCTGAGCTGGATATTGCGCACCCCGCGCGACATCGCGATCGGCGATGTGATGAAGCGCGAACAGACGCTGATCCCGGTCGATATGGATCAGGAAGAGGTCGCGCTGCGCTTTCAGAAATATGCGCTGATCTCGGCCGCGGTCGTCGACAAAGCGGGGCGCCTCGTCGGCATGATCACGGTCGACGATATCGTCCACATCATCCAGGAAGAGGCGGGCGAGGATATTTTGCGCCTGTCGGGTGCGGGCGACGGCGACATCAACGAACCGATCCGCGAGACGTACAGCGCACGCGTGCGCTGGCTCGTCGCCAACCTCGGCACCGCACTCGTCGCCTCGACGATCGTCGGAATATTCGGCGGCGCGATCGAACATATGGTTGCGCTCGCCGCGCTGATGCCGATCGTCGCGGGGGTCGGCGGCAACGCGGGGACGCAAACGCTGGCGGTAACGGTGCGCGCGCTCGCGATGAACCAGCTCACCGATTCGAACAGCTGGCGCGCGATCTGGCGCGAAATGAAGATCGCGCTGCTCAACGGCGGCACGATTGCGTTCATCGCCGGCACCGCGACGGCGCTCTGGTTCGGCAACCCGATGCTCGGCGGCGTGATCGCCGCGGCGATGATCGTGAACATCTTCGTGGCTGGGGTCGCGGGGGTTGCGATCCCCTTGCTGCTCGACCGGCTCGATCAGGATCCCGCGGTAGCCAGTTCGATATTCGTAACGATGACCACCGATTCCATGGGTTTCCTGGCCTTTCTCGGCCTCGCCGTGCTCAGCGGGCTCACCATCCTTTGA
- a CDS encoding entericidin A/B family lipoprotein has translation MTSFRAILLALLASVLVTGCNTVKGAGRDIESVGQAGSDAIN, from the coding sequence ATGACGAGTTTCCGTGCAATTCTTCTCGCCCTTCTCGCCAGCGTTCTGGTTACGGGCTGCAACACGGTGAAGGGCGCTGGTCGCGATATCGAATCCGTCGGACAGGCCGGCAGCGACGCTATCAACTGA
- the tatC gene encoding twin-arginine translocase subunit TatC, whose protein sequence is MSADAPVTAEDEDGSGGKMPLLDHLIELRSRLLKSLLAVGVAFGVCLYYAKPIFGILVQPLVRAGQGKLIYTQLFEAFFVEIKVALFAAMMIAFPVIANQLWKFVAPGLFKQEKRALLPFLLATPVLFAIGASFAYFITIPIALKFLLGYQGDIGGITQEALPSVGNYLSFTMQFIMAFGIAFLLPILLMLIERSGLVTREQLVSARRYMIVAAFAIAAVFTPPDILSQLLLAVPLVFLYEMSLFAIWFTQRRRKTGAEAAPVEPLEEA, encoded by the coding sequence ATGAGTGCCGATGCGCCCGTGACAGCCGAAGACGAGGATGGCAGCGGCGGCAAGATGCCGTTGCTCGATCATCTCATCGAACTACGCTCACGCCTTTTGAAGTCGCTGCTTGCGGTCGGCGTCGCTTTCGGGGTTTGTCTCTATTATGCGAAGCCGATTTTCGGGATCCTAGTCCAGCCGCTCGTCCGCGCCGGACAAGGGAAGCTGATCTATACGCAGCTGTTCGAGGCCTTTTTCGTCGAGATCAAGGTCGCGCTGTTTGCGGCGATGATGATCGCCTTTCCGGTCATCGCCAACCAGCTGTGGAAATTCGTCGCGCCGGGCCTTTTTAAGCAGGAAAAGCGTGCGCTGCTGCCTTTCCTGCTCGCGACGCCGGTGCTGTTCGCGATCGGCGCCAGCTTCGCCTATTTCATCACCATCCCGATCGCGCTTAAATTCCTGCTCGGCTACCAGGGTGATATCGGCGGGATCACGCAGGAAGCGCTGCCTTCGGTCGGCAATTATCTGAGCTTCACGATGCAGTTCATCATGGCGTTCGGCATCGCCTTCCTGCTGCCGATCCTCCTGATGCTGATCGAGCGGTCGGGGCTGGTTACGCGCGAGCAGCTGGTGTCGGCCCGGCGCTATATGATCGTCGCGGCCTTTGCGATCGCGGCGGTTTTCACACCACCCGACATCCTCAGCCAGTTGCTGCTCGCGGTGCCGCTGGTATTTCTGTATGAAATGTCGCTCTTCGCGATCTGGTTTACCCAGCGCCGACGCAAAACAGGCGCCGAAGCGGCGCCTGTCGAGCCTCTCGAAGAGGCTTAG
- the tatB gene encoding Sec-independent protein translocase protein TatB, with amino-acid sequence MFDVAPTELLLVVVVALVVIGPKDLPKAMRFVGKWMGKARGMARHFRAGLDTMMREAELEELEKQWREQNDAIMREFPRIDDASPSRPAAPETATKAEDASSATDAEVDEAAAANPPETHAVPPKDGPLP; translated from the coding sequence ATGTTCGATGTTGCGCCCACCGAGTTGCTGCTCGTCGTGGTGGTGGCCTTGGTCGTTATCGGCCCCAAGGACCTCCCCAAGGCGATGCGATTTGTCGGCAAATGGATGGGCAAGGCTCGCGGAATGGCACGCCATTTCCGCGCCGGGCTCGACACGATGATGCGCGAGGCCGAGCTCGAGGAACTCGAGAAGCAGTGGCGCGAGCAGAATGACGCGATCATGCGCGAATTCCCGCGCATCGACGATGCCAGCCCATCGCGGCCCGCTGCACCGGAAACAGCGACGAAGGCCGAAGATGCATCTTCGGCAACAGACGCCGAAGTCGACGAGGCTGCGGCCGCCAATCCGCCCGAAACTCATGCCGTGCCGCCAAAGGACGGCCCGCTGCCATGA
- a CDS encoding twin-arginine translocase TatA/TatE family subunit yields the protein MGSFSIWHWLVVGILVLLLFGKGRFSDMMGDVAKGIKSFKKGMAEDDAPTPAPKQIEGQRAPDLTATPTPTAETENR from the coding sequence ATGGGTAGCTTCAGCATCTGGCACTGGCTCGTGGTCGGGATCCTCGTCCTGCTGCTGTTCGGCAAGGGCCGCTTTTCCGACATGATGGGCGATGTCGCCAAGGGCATCAAAAGCTTCAAGAAAGGCATGGCCGAAGACGATGCGCCGACCCCCGCACCGAAGCAGATCGAAGGCCAGCGCGCGCCCGATCTGACCGCGACACCGACCCCGACCGCGGAAACCGAAAACCGCTGA
- the scpB gene encoding SMC-Scp complex subunit ScpB has product MIDDLERAIEAMLFASDEPLDARQVAGRLGDEMTPGQTKAIIEAIAQRHAGSGIELVERGGHWHFQTPADLAHLLRRERDDPRKLSRAAAEVLAIIAYHEPVSRAEIEAIRGVQTSKGTLDVLMEAEWIMPAGRREVPGRPLIYKTTDAFLQHFGLTSRKDLPGIEDLRAAGLLDPVDLAFEEAMGELDLVKDGEEA; this is encoded by the coding sequence ATGATCGACGATCTTGAACGCGCTATAGAGGCGATGCTTTTCGCCAGCGACGAACCGCTCGATGCGCGGCAGGTCGCCGGGCGGCTTGGCGACGAAATGACGCCCGGACAGACGAAGGCGATCATCGAAGCCATTGCGCAGCGCCACGCGGGCAGCGGGATCGAACTTGTCGAGCGCGGTGGACATTGGCATTTTCAGACGCCCGCCGATCTCGCGCATCTTTTGCGCCGCGAACGGGACGATCCGCGAAAATTGTCGCGTGCCGCCGCCGAGGTGCTGGCGATCATCGCCTATCACGAGCCCGTCAGCCGCGCCGAAATCGAAGCGATCCGGGGCGTTCAGACTTCAAAGGGCACGCTCGACGTGCTGATGGAAGCGGAATGGATCATGCCCGCTGGCCGCCGCGAAGTTCCGGGGCGGCCGCTGATCTACAAGACGACCGACGCGTTTCTGCAACATTTCGGCCTCACCAGCCGCAAGGACCTGCCGGGAATCGAAGATTTGCGCGCGGCGGGTCTTCTCGACCCGGTCGATCTCGCTTTCGAGGAGGCGATGGGCGAACTGGACCTAGTAAAAGACGGCGAAGAGGCTTAG
- a CDS encoding ScpA family protein gives MEALPLDFEIVPAAPERDDALQLSLESWEGPLDLLLALARSQKVDLKQISILALVEQYLTFIAEARELKLEVAADYLVMAAWLAYLKSALLLPKDPLEDPSPDELALRLQLRLQRLAAMRDAAARLLARDRIGRDVFLREKPEGLRDIKVRRWDASLYDLLAAYGQVKLRAEPVVHMVSRRPVITLDAALHHLQRMLGVRLDWAELADFLPSDYDGPLRRSAIASSFVAALELARQGRVELKQEGAFEPLYLKAAGA, from the coding sequence ATGGAGGCGTTGCCGCTCGATTTCGAGATCGTGCCGGCGGCGCCCGAGCGGGACGATGCGTTGCAGCTTTCGCTGGAAAGCTGGGAGGGGCCGCTCGATCTGCTGCTGGCGCTTGCACGGAGCCAGAAGGTCGACCTCAAGCAGATTTCGATCCTTGCACTGGTCGAGCAATATCTGACATTCATCGCCGAGGCGCGCGAACTCAAGCTGGAGGTCGCGGCCGATTATCTGGTGATGGCGGCGTGGCTCGCCTACCTCAAATCGGCGCTGCTGCTACCCAAAGATCCACTCGAGGATCCGTCGCCCGACGAACTGGCGCTGCGCCTGCAACTGCGCTTGCAGCGGCTCGCAGCAATGCGCGATGCGGCGGCACGTCTGCTCGCGCGAGACCGGATCGGCCGCGACGTCTTTCTGCGCGAAAAGCCGGAGGGGCTTCGCGATATCAAGGTACGGCGCTGGGACGCGAGCCTTTACGACCTTCTCGCCGCTTACGGCCAGGTCAAGCTACGCGCCGAACCCGTCGTGCATATGGTGTCGCGTCGCCCGGTGATCACACTCGACGCTGCGCTGCACCATCTGCAGCGGATGCTGGGAGTAAGGCTCGACTGGGCCGAACTCGCCGATTTCCTGCCGTCTGACTATGACGGTCCGCTGCGCCGGTCGGCGATCGCGTCGAGCTTCGTCGCCGCGCTCGAACTGGCGCGGCAGGGGCGGGTCGAACTGAAACAGGAAGGCGCCTTCGAACCACTTTATCTGAAAGCCGCAGGGGCATGA
- the nagZ gene encoding beta-N-acetylhexosaminidase, translating into MIPAIFGLSGLTLADDERAFFRDSEPAGYILFGRNIENRDQLRRLTDELRSLDGRANLPILIDQEGGRVARMKSPEWPPFPSGAAFDALYDRAPASAIEAARLNAMALAVMLSEVGITVDCLPLLDVRQPGASDVIGDRALGSEPMRVAALGRAILGGLQAGGVVGIVKHIPGHGRALLDTHEALPTVTASDRDLQTDLAPFAALRDAAMAMTCHVIFEAWDPERPATLSPVVIDNVIRQRIGFHGLLMTDDLDMKALSGDVPSRAADAIAAGCDIALNCWARMDDMIGIANALDPISTVSLARLEGAMDRISGDSDGREFATLLDQRDALLATA; encoded by the coding sequence ATGATACCGGCTATTTTCGGCCTGTCGGGCCTGACCCTCGCCGACGATGAGCGCGCCTTTTTCCGCGACAGCGAGCCGGCAGGCTATATATTGTTCGGGCGCAACATCGAAAATCGCGACCAGTTGCGGCGTCTGACCGACGAGCTTCGTAGTCTCGACGGCCGCGCCAACCTGCCCATCCTGATCGATCAGGAAGGTGGGCGCGTGGCGCGGATGAAGTCGCCCGAATGGCCACCTTTCCCGAGCGGCGCGGCGTTCGACGCCTTGTATGACCGCGCCCCCGCCAGCGCGATAGAAGCGGCGCGGCTCAACGCGATGGCGCTCGCTGTCATGCTTTCCGAGGTAGGCATTACCGTCGACTGCCTGCCGCTGCTCGACGTCCGCCAGCCGGGCGCCAGCGATGTCATCGGCGATCGAGCGCTCGGCAGCGAACCGATGCGCGTCGCCGCGCTCGGCCGCGCGATTCTCGGCGGATTGCAGGCAGGCGGCGTCGTCGGCATCGTCAAGCATATCCCCGGCCACGGCCGCGCCCTGCTCGACACCCATGAGGCGCTCCCGACGGTAACCGCGTCGGATCGCGACCTGCAGACCGATCTCGCGCCGTTCGCGGCGCTCCGCGACGCCGCGATGGCGATGACCTGCCACGTCATTTTCGAAGCCTGGGACCCCGAGCGGCCCGCGACGCTGTCACCTGTCGTTATCGACAATGTCATTCGTCAGCGCATCGGTTTCCACGGCCTGCTGATGACCGACGATCTCGACATGAAGGCACTGTCGGGCGACGTGCCGTCGCGCGCCGCCGATGCGATCGCCGCAGGCTGCGACATCGCGCTCAATTGCTGGGCGAGAATGGACGACATGATCGGCATAGCGAATGCGCTCGACCCGATCAGCACGGTATCGCTCGCGCGGCTAGAAGGCGCGATGGACCGGATTTCGGGCGACAGCGACGGCCGCGAATTCGCGACGCTGCTCGATCAGCGCGACGCGCTGCTGGCGACGGCCTGA